One genomic window of Halovivax cerinus includes the following:
- a CDS encoding multicopper oxidase family protein encodes MGRFSRRQLLQLGAGASIAGAVPSAALGRGPDDGSVQDHEGPELDKWVQPMPRLDIREPDGWLNGAPYHEVTQQQFTTSLHPDLPETTLWGYDGQFPGPIIAGRRGRPLAFEMDNSELPDEHLFTIDERIKGTTTENYPTHDGPVPSVRNSVHFHGLNVPSSDDGQADMWISPDGVTGPRRTTDVQVMPNEQPRLTTTYHDHTRGISRLNNYAGLVGPYYIRERNDAERQLPQGEYDVTLVLVDRSFNEDGSLYYPNEFVAMHGGEKALVNGAVWPYMEVEPRRYRFRLLNPSNGRTWGLRLRNDTEGESELPEMKQYSAGHGYLEDVVGIGPYGDVGTLLVSPFERAEFVVDFSDFAGQTFTVTNHALFPYPHGEHHNPSSEGSRTPNRDPGTESPAPDLDEVMQFRVTEESVSDPSTPTEEIDFPTTPRPDPEETVTEREVTMQMEMIDDGTMVHRLNGRATFDPIEFEPELDTTETWIIKNDSLMSHPLHLHLVRFWVEGKKDLGRPEYNDPRPAERSEKDTVMILPGKEYKLTVDFGDYPGIFPFHCHNLEHEDHEMMRPMEVVETEASLHEDESAEE; translated from the coding sequence ATGGGACGATTTTCCAGGCGCCAGTTGCTGCAGCTCGGTGCCGGCGCGTCCATCGCCGGTGCCGTCCCGTCCGCTGCGCTCGGTCGGGGCCCTGACGATGGATCCGTTCAGGATCACGAGGGGCCGGAACTGGACAAGTGGGTCCAGCCGATGCCGCGGCTGGATATTCGTGAACCCGACGGCTGGCTGAACGGTGCTCCCTATCACGAGGTCACACAGCAGCAGTTCACGACGTCCCTTCACCCCGATCTGCCGGAGACGACGCTGTGGGGATACGACGGCCAGTTCCCCGGTCCCATCATCGCCGGCCGCCGCGGCCGCCCGCTCGCGTTCGAGATGGACAACAGCGAGTTGCCCGACGAGCACCTCTTCACGATCGACGAGCGGATCAAGGGGACGACGACCGAGAACTACCCGACGCACGACGGTCCCGTCCCGTCGGTCAGAAACTCGGTCCACTTCCACGGACTAAACGTCCCGTCGTCGGACGACGGGCAGGCCGACATGTGGATCTCGCCCGACGGCGTGACCGGGCCCCGTCGTACCACGGACGTCCAGGTCATGCCGAACGAACAACCGCGTCTGACGACGACGTATCACGATCACACTCGCGGCATCTCGCGGCTCAACAACTACGCGGGGCTCGTCGGGCCGTACTACATCCGCGAGCGAAACGACGCCGAACGCCAGCTCCCACAGGGCGAGTACGACGTCACCCTCGTTCTCGTCGATCGCTCGTTCAACGAGGACGGCTCACTCTACTACCCCAACGAGTTCGTCGCGATGCACGGCGGCGAGAAGGCGCTCGTCAACGGGGCCGTCTGGCCGTACATGGAGGTCGAACCGCGCCGGTACCGGTTCCGACTCCTCAACCCGTCGAACGGCCGCACCTGGGGGTTGCGCCTGCGAAACGACACCGAGGGCGAGAGCGAACTCCCCGAGATGAAACAGTACTCGGCCGGCCACGGCTACCTCGAGGACGTCGTGGGAATCGGACCGTACGGCGACGTCGGTACCCTGCTCGTCTCCCCGTTCGAACGCGCCGAGTTCGTCGTCGACTTCTCGGACTTCGCCGGCCAGACGTTCACGGTCACCAACCACGCCCTCTTCCCGTACCCACACGGCGAACACCACAACCCGAGTTCCGAGGGTAGCCGGACGCCGAATCGCGACCCCGGTACCGAGAGCCCGGCGCCGGATCTCGACGAAGTCATGCAGTTCCGCGTCACCGAGGAGTCCGTCTCCGACCCGTCCACCCCGACGGAGGAGATCGACTTCCCGACCACGCCGCGGCCGGACCCGGAGGAGACGGTTACCGAACGCGAGGTGACGATGCAGATGGAGATGATAGACGACGGGACCATGGTCCACCGACTCAACGGTCGCGCCACCTTCGATCCGATCGAGTTCGAACCCGAACTCGACACCACCGAGACGTGGATCATCAAGAACGACTCGCTGATGTCGCACCCGCTGCACCTGCACCTGGTCCGATTCTGGGTCGAAGGCAAGAAGGACCTCGGCAGACCCGAGTACAACGACCCGCGACCGGCCGAACGTAGCGAGAAGGACACCGTGATGATACTGCCGGGCAAGGAGTACAAACTCACCGTCGACTTCGGCGACTATCCGGGTATCTTCCCGTTCCACTGCCACAACTTGGAACACGAGGACCACGAGATGATGCGCCCGATGGAGGTCGTCGAGACCGAGGCGTCACTGCACGAGGACGAGTCGGCCGAGGAGTGA
- a CDS encoding site-specific integrase: MPRLPPKIETLHTRIESSETLSPEDKDALLKFSSELGVHNYSEGRWTKLLQHCTMMAGDSSKYSSDELPEPDLVDIIGDSETEKDAAKKYVSWINATYDSEESKRDHRVALRVFGGHLSAGDYEEEKPSSVEWISADLPRDYDPKPDPTKMWWWDDHIVPVLNNAKYARNKAAVAVDWDAGPRSGEFRGLTVGDVSDHKYGMEITVDGKQGRRSVVLISSVPYLKRWLEVHPRGNEPDAPLWSDLDTGREVSYNMKLKMLRAPVKRAVDNGDLRKPSKMEFTRMRKSSASYLARKNVSQNHIENHHGWVKNSDEARRYIDVFREDTAREVARAHGVDVSEDEIESIGPVQCPRCQRETPRGEVQCMWCGQALSQKGVERLEERRERLFDSALEAEGDMKERVKSIQSEIEELRSLGLEI, from the coding sequence ATGCCAAGGTTGCCACCCAAGATCGAAACACTCCACACCCGGATTGAGAGTTCGGAGACACTGTCACCAGAGGATAAAGACGCCCTCCTCAAATTCTCCTCAGAGCTCGGGGTTCACAACTACTCCGAAGGTCGGTGGACAAAGCTCCTCCAGCACTGCACGATGATGGCTGGTGATTCGTCCAAATACTCCTCAGATGAACTACCTGAGCCAGATTTAGTAGACATCATCGGAGATTCGGAGACGGAGAAAGACGCCGCGAAGAAATACGTCAGTTGGATCAACGCGACCTACGATAGTGAAGAATCGAAGCGTGACCATCGAGTCGCGCTTCGAGTGTTTGGTGGGCACCTATCAGCAGGGGATTACGAGGAAGAGAAACCATCGAGCGTCGAGTGGATCTCAGCCGACCTCCCTAGAGACTACGATCCAAAACCAGACCCGACGAAGATGTGGTGGTGGGACGACCACATAGTTCCCGTTCTGAACAACGCTAAGTACGCACGCAATAAGGCGGCGGTCGCTGTAGACTGGGATGCTGGCCCACGATCGGGGGAGTTCCGTGGGCTCACTGTCGGTGACGTTAGTGATCACAAGTACGGGATGGAGATCACCGTGGATGGGAAGCAGGGCCGCCGCTCGGTTGTACTTATCTCATCAGTTCCATACCTCAAACGCTGGTTAGAGGTTCATCCGCGGGGTAACGAGCCTGACGCGCCGCTTTGGTCGGACTTGGATACTGGGCGGGAGGTGAGTTACAACATGAAGTTGAAGATGCTCCGGGCACCCGTCAAACGAGCCGTCGATAATGGCGATCTCAGGAAACCGTCGAAGATGGAATTCACTCGGATGCGGAAGTCTTCCGCCAGTTATCTCGCGCGAAAGAACGTGTCACAGAACCATATTGAGAACCATCACGGGTGGGTCAAAAATAGCGATGAAGCTCGACGATACATCGATGTGTTCCGAGAGGACACTGCTCGTGAAGTTGCCCGAGCGCACGGTGTAGATGTTTCGGAGGATGAAATCGAGTCGATCGGACCAGTACAGTGTCCTCGATGTCAACGCGAAACACCCAGGGGCGAAGTCCAGTGTATGTGGTGTGGTCAGGCGTTGAGTCAAAAAGGTGTCGAGAGGCTCGAAGAACGGAGAGAACGCCTGTTCGACTCTGCCCTTGAAGCAGAAGGCGACATGAAAGAACGTGTCAAGAGCATCCAAAGCGAGATCGAAGAGCTCCGTTCACTAGGACTTGAAATATAA
- a CDS encoding winged helix-turn-helix domain-containing protein, protein MVEDPGDKANIRYQHPSGILYLFQHDNVPLLIDALLDYPPSREFDVDEFAEHAGLAQETITSHLPVLIDVELIEEVPETSPTRYRVADSPVVQELFELNSALNATGTPAANDQ, encoded by the coding sequence ATGGTCGAAGACCCCGGAGATAAGGCAAACATTCGGTACCAGCACCCCAGCGGGATCCTCTACCTCTTCCAGCACGACAACGTCCCGCTCCTCATTGACGCGTTACTCGACTATCCTCCGTCGCGCGAATTCGACGTTGACGAGTTCGCAGAGCACGCCGGCCTCGCCCAAGAGACGATCACTTCACATCTACCTGTGCTCATCGACGTCGAATTAATCGAGGAAGTTCCAGAGACATCACCAACCCGATACCGAGTTGCCGATAGTCCAGTCGTGCAGGAGCTTTTCGAGCTCAATTCCGCACTCAATGCAACAGGGACACCCGCTGCAAACGACCAGTAA
- a CDS encoding N-6 DNA methylase, whose product MNEAEFTDEVRQKLADLYGSERIGVGHSLANTRLRPDLIIYETPERGSIFIVVEVKIGNESNERFRSGRQQLIEYLQNTEAQYGAVLTPTIDHIFSYGSSDEEPTILSSFPGTQANNGSRPLDSAVEARFLLRQLLDDLEVHDPYNYGSELKSDIFLALLYQLIAEREGIQIDVSSELEDQLEELQNPLKSYFTTLEDIDIAPSDIETIRATINYFGSFELSQTSADVASGFFDELVGRTELGPEQLSRKVARPMVDFAEVESNDRVLDPASGFGVLCREAASRGASVTGVEISESATIVAVFLNELGKQSSSVETVCADFFDWSSNDQTASDSSQTRLGSHGSGSNSDNTGSSGGSELFEHIVLNPPIGDRISADRIPELHSSRSRIRIEEGFIARALSLLKEGGTLVALVPEYILAGDQSRNLRNYLLHQATVEAIITFGGGVFSDVSFRGAVIRIRKSRSPSHQAIATVDVSSDSDQNGPNDISTAIKMVDDDRADVIQINPQEIRTLLPSQIQGERDVLDELYSQYDAVTKLEEVAAIESGTTREPEQNDTGLPYLDTTREVDIGDLSLRSPDDVSTVATPTDVLISVKGGDTNVRRVERDVIPSSRWAVVKFDSDQRAGQYQSFFESELGNKILEANRTGSAIRYITISALRDLPVPDFSTGV is encoded by the coding sequence GTGAACGAAGCCGAATTCACCGACGAGGTTAGACAGAAACTTGCTGACCTCTATGGTTCCGAGCGTATTGGTGTGGGTCATTCACTCGCAAATACGAGACTCAGACCTGATTTAATCATTTACGAAACTCCAGAGAGGGGTAGTATTTTTATAGTTGTTGAGGTGAAAATAGGGAACGAGAGCAACGAACGTTTCCGGAGCGGGCGCCAGCAACTGATTGAGTATCTTCAGAACACCGAGGCACAGTATGGAGCTGTGCTGACGCCCACTATTGATCATATTTTCAGTTATGGGTCTTCTGACGAAGAACCAACAATTCTCTCTTCATTTCCTGGCACGCAGGCCAACAACGGAAGCCGGCCGCTGGACTCCGCAGTCGAAGCTAGATTCTTACTACGTCAGCTATTGGATGACCTCGAAGTTCACGACCCATACAACTATGGATCCGAACTGAAATCCGACATATTTTTAGCGCTTCTTTATCAGTTGATCGCCGAAAGAGAGGGGATCCAAATTGACGTTTCCAGCGAACTTGAAGACCAATTAGAGGAACTTCAGAATCCCCTCAAATCATATTTCACGACGCTAGAAGACATCGACATTGCACCGAGTGATATAGAGACAATCAGAGCAACAATCAATTACTTCGGGAGTTTCGAACTTTCCCAGACTTCCGCAGATGTGGCGTCTGGCTTTTTTGACGAGCTCGTAGGACGGACAGAGCTTGGGCCTGAACAACTTTCGCGGAAAGTCGCTCGCCCAATGGTTGATTTCGCAGAGGTTGAATCAAATGATCGAGTACTTGACCCCGCTAGCGGTTTCGGAGTTCTCTGCCGTGAAGCCGCTAGTCGAGGAGCGAGTGTTACCGGTGTAGAAATTAGCGAGAGTGCGACGATAGTCGCTGTTTTCCTCAACGAACTTGGAAAGCAGAGTAGTTCTGTGGAGACTGTCTGTGCTGACTTCTTTGATTGGAGCTCAAACGACCAAACAGCATCCGATTCTAGCCAAACGCGATTGGGGTCCCATGGTTCAGGTTCTAACTCAGATAATACTGGTAGTTCTGGTGGGAGTGAATTGTTTGAGCATATCGTACTGAATCCGCCAATTGGTGACCGGATTTCTGCTGACCGTATTCCTGAACTCCACAGTTCAAGAAGTCGAATTCGGATTGAAGAGGGATTTATTGCGCGCGCATTATCGCTGCTTAAAGAGGGCGGCACACTAGTCGCTCTGGTTCCCGAATACATTCTTGCAGGGGATCAATCAAGAAATCTCCGAAATTATCTTCTTCACCAAGCCACAGTAGAAGCCATCATCACGTTTGGTGGAGGTGTTTTCTCTGATGTCAGCTTTAGGGGGGCTGTTATTCGAATCCGTAAATCACGGTCTCCGTCACATCAAGCGATTGCTACGGTGGATGTCTCTTCCGATTCAGACCAAAATGGACCAAATGACATCTCTACTGCAATCAAGATGGTTGATGATGATCGTGCCGACGTCATCCAAATTAACCCCCAAGAGATTCGGACACTTCTCCCGTCTCAAATACAGGGTGAACGAGATGTTCTGGATGAGCTATACAGTCAGTACGACGCAGTCACCAAGTTGGAGGAGGTCGCGGCTATTGAGTCCGGGACAACGAGAGAGCCAGAGCAAAATGACACCGGCCTTCCATATCTTGACACAACCCGTGAGGTCGACATCGGGGATTTATCTCTCCGATCACCCGATGACGTATCCACGGTTGCTACCCCAACAGACGTTCTAATATCGGTCAAAGGCGGAGATACTAATGTCCGTCGAGTTGAACGCGACGTCATTCCCTCCTCAAGGTGGGCTGTAGTCAAGTTTGATTCTGACCAGCGGGCTGGCCAGTATCAGTCATTTTTCGAATCTGAACTGGGGAATAAAATCCTAGAGGCAAATCGAACCGGGAGCGCGATTAGGTATATTACAATAAGTGCATTGCGCGATCTTCCCGTACCGGATTTCTCTACGGGGGTGTGA
- a CDS encoding DUF6293 family protein gives MSVHIVPHGRATEHIHRGLRAFGSVETIYLLTSDAFLSTGEELSSDLDQFGYEVHRRTIDAFDLRDVVDTIVNIAKENPGKEMYINITGGTNLVAGGSTSSAFFIGATPYYVLEPQNGEESIDDLVMRLPTPKQPLTFEIDGLQREVLTIVGRWDQQGRTGVIYRDIGEELGETPQKISYHVNRLVDHGLLETENEGRSKQVYLTDMGRLYLSWTA, from the coding sequence ATGAGTGTACATATTGTTCCTCATGGACGGGCAACAGAGCATATCCACCGGGGTCTCCGAGCATTTGGAAGTGTTGAAACGATATACCTTCTCACAAGTGACGCCTTCCTAAGTACAGGAGAGGAACTGTCGTCGGATCTTGATCAGTTCGGTTATGAGGTCCATCGGCGAACAATTGATGCCTTTGACCTTCGTGATGTAGTAGATACAATTGTGAACATCGCAAAGGAGAATCCGGGCAAAGAGATGTACATCAATATAACGGGAGGTACCAATCTCGTTGCTGGAGGCTCGACGTCGTCTGCCTTCTTTATCGGTGCCACACCATACTATGTACTGGAACCCCAGAATGGCGAAGAATCTATTGATGATCTCGTGATGCGGCTTCCAACGCCAAAACAACCCCTCACCTTTGAGATTGACGGACTCCAACGAGAGGTGTTGACAATTGTTGGTCGGTGGGATCAACAAGGCCGTACGGGAGTAATTTACCGGGATATCGGGGAGGAACTTGGGGAAACCCCTCAAAAAATCAGCTACCACGTTAATCGACTGGTTGACCATGGACTCCTTGAAACAGAAAATGAAGGTCGCAGCAAACAGGTATACTTGACAGATATGGGGAGATTATATCTTTCTTGGACAGCTTGA
- a CDS encoding tyrosine-type recombinase/integrase, translating into MGNSANSKVRAKVWVTPDQVEALRSICYVTGAEYLQQRNEAIIAFMYDTGLRVGELVQVDKTLLRNGNSELYLPTDIQKDYPNENSPPPVTLSLSKDSARLLSAYLNSRWKDPHALYPSRSSDRISEQGVRNMLHKIAEEAEVRPYKIDGTRGNATDVTPHALRHGVAYRMMNEEDENTLYDVRNRLRHRSIQTTERIYDHMLKV; encoded by the coding sequence ATGGGTAATTCTGCAAACTCCAAAGTTCGTGCGAAAGTATGGGTGACACCCGACCAAGTTGAGGCACTCCGATCAATATGCTACGTGACTGGCGCGGAATACCTCCAACAGCGCAACGAGGCGATCATCGCGTTCATGTACGATACTGGGCTCCGCGTTGGAGAATTGGTTCAGGTTGACAAGACATTGCTTCGGAACGGAAACTCGGAACTCTATCTCCCGACAGACATCCAGAAGGATTACCCGAACGAAAACTCGCCTCCACCAGTGACCCTCTCTCTATCGAAGGACTCGGCGCGATTGCTTTCGGCATATCTCAACTCCCGATGGAAAGACCCGCACGCACTCTATCCGTCTCGATCCTCAGATCGAATTTCTGAACAGGGCGTTCGAAATATGCTTCACAAAATCGCAGAGGAAGCAGAGGTTCGTCCATACAAGATTGATGGCACCCGAGGTAACGCCACTGACGTGACGCCGCACGCACTCCGACATGGCGTTGCCTACAGAATGATGAACGAAGAAGACGAAAACACGCTCTACGACGTCCGAAATAGATTACGTCACCGAAGTATTCAGACCACTGAACGGATCTACGACCATATGCTGAAGGTCTGA